The DNA window ATGCGAAACAGCATGGCGCCAGCTATATTATCGATGTCGCCACGTTGACCGGTGGAGTGATCGTCGCGCTTGGCACGGACAAAACGGGAGCGATGACGAACAATGAAGCGCTGTTTGAGCAGCTGCTTGAAGCGTCTATGGAGACCGGAGAATTCATTTGGCGGCTGCCGATTACAGAAAAAGACCGCGAGCGGGTGCGAAGCAGCAAAATCGCCGATTTAAACAATTCTCCGGGGCGCGAAGGGCACGCCATTATGGGCGGAGCGTTCATCGGCGAATTCGCCGAAGACACGCCATGGGTGCATTTGGATATCGCCGGTACAGCCACGACAAAGAAAGACAGCGACCTCGGCCCGGCCGGGGCGACGGGGGTCATGGTGCGCACGCTGGCGGCGTTTGTCGAACGATTTGAATAAGTGAACGAGAGGCCGAAGCTATGGTGCATAGCTTCGGCGTTCTTTTGCCACGCTACATAGTAAGAAATGCGAACAAAATGTAAAGTTAATGTAAATTTAATGTAAAGTTTATTTTTACTTATTGTAAATAAAGTTTAAATTGCTACAATAAGTAGCGGTGATTTTTGATTCCAACAATGGAGGGTGTCCGGTATGATTTTTTCGCCGAAAAAGGACGTTTTCTTCGATATGTTGTTTACGATTTCGGAAAATGTGAAGGAAGCGGCCCAATATTTTGTTGAGTATAAAATTCGAAGCGTGAGCGACTTGAAAGAATTTGCCCGCGTCATGAAAGAGTATGAACGGAAAGGCGATTCGTTCATTCATGAGCTCGTCGTTCAATTAAACAAAACGTTTATTACGCCGATCGAGCGCGAAGACATCCACCAGTTAGCGATGAAAATGGACGATGTGCTCGATGGCTTTGAGCAATGTTCCGCTCGGTTTGAAATGTTCTCGTTTACGGACATTGACGAACATATGGTGAAATTTTTCGACTACATTTACCAAAGCACAATTGAAATCGTTCATGCGTTAGAGCTGCTTTCGCATAAAAAATTGCTTGACATGCGCCAGCACGCCATTAAGATTAAGGACTATGAAACGAAATGTGACGAAATTTTGCGCGCCTCGATCAAAAACTTGTTTGTGACGCAAAAGGACCCGATTAAGCTCATCC is part of the Geobacillus sp. 46C-IIa genome and encodes:
- a CDS encoding DUF47 domain-containing protein, with product MIFSPKKDVFFDMLFTISENVKEAAQYFVEYKIRSVSDLKEFARVMKEYERKGDSFIHELVVQLNKTFITPIEREDIHQLAMKMDDVLDGFEQCSARFEMFSFTDIDEHMVKFFDYIYQSTIEIVHALELLSHKKLLDMRQHAIKIKDYETKCDEILRASIKNLFVTQKDPIKLIQYKELYEMLEEIADSCEDVANTLETIIMRNA